In Miscanthus floridulus cultivar M001 chromosome 19, ASM1932011v1, whole genome shotgun sequence, the DNA window gaaagaCCGGAAGAGTAGTTGAACGAAATGCTTTCTTAGCGAGACGGCAAACGGGAAATCATGGGGTTGGCATGTGCCTCCGACCTTTCACCACACTAGGCCTGCGGGCAGGCAGGCACCCTGCACCTACGCCTCCATCAAGCGCGAACAGAGCACAGGCGCCTCGACCGCTCGACGCAGGCGTAAAGTCGTTGGGCGTGGTTGAGATGTCGCCTTGGCATGAGGCACAAGCAAACCCGAGCGGTCCTGCCTGCCCTGCGGTCCTCTCGCGGTCCGCAGCCAAAAAGACGGCAAAGGCTACCACCCACCAACTCTCCTGCTACTATGAATCCCTTTCAGTATAGAACTGCTAGCACTGTGCACATGCATTCAATCATGAGAGCGGCATTTCGTTCGGCATGTGATGAAGCGCGATTACGAGGTGGGATGGGGGTGGAGTTGGGCAGGGTGCGTACTGTGACGCGAACAGACCTGGCCGAGAACGGCGTTGGGGATCTTGGCCATGAACGCGTCCTGGAGGTCCTTCCCCATGGGCGCGGCGCCGGACATGACCATGCGGATGGAGGCGAGGTCGTGGGCGCCCACGCGGGGGCTCTTGGCGATCTCCATCACGATGGGCGGCACGAAGGGCGCCACGGTCACGCCGTGCGCGCGCACCAGCTCAACCAGCGCGCCGATCTCGAACTTGCGCATGATCACGATGGCGCAGCCGGCGCGCAGCCCCGCCAGGAGCACCGAGTTGAGCGAGTAGATGTGGAACAGCGGCAGCACGCACAGCAGCACGTCGTCCTTGCTGAAGTAGAGGTTCGGGTTCTCGCCGTCCACCTGACAAAATTGCGCAAACAGGCCATCAGTCAAAACGAGTCCAACGAGGATTTGAACACAGAACGCTGGCTGGCGCCATTAAACTCATATCGGCACGGATCTCGGGCCGGATCGTGAGATTGTCAAACAGCTGGCTCTGGCTGCGTAGAATTACTGCTGCTGACAGTTGGGACCCACGTGAGGCCAGCCAGCCACGAGGCCGGCTGTCCCATTAACGGCTGATGACGCGGTGGTAAATGATCACTCTATTCGTGCCGACAAAAAAAAGCGCGTGATGAGGAAGAAAAAAAATCCTCCCGAGCTGGAAAGCGTGGGCGCCATCACGCCATTTCCAATCGAAGAAGCACAGAAAGGGGAAGGAAATCCCCAAAAAATTCGACGCCTCGATAGAAAAACTTTTCCTCATGCTCCTCCTAGAGCTAACGGAATGGAAATGGAATGGAGGCCAGGGCGAGTGGCGGCAGGAGGAggagctctgctctgctctgctctcacCTGCTGCGCGACGCTGGTGACGAGGCTTCGGTGCGTGAGCATGACGCCCTTGGGCATCCCGGTGGTGCCGGAGGAGTACGGCAGCGCGACGACGTCGTCGGGGTCCACCTCCTCGTCGGCGTCGAGCGGCTCCGCGGCGTCCATCAGGGCCCCGAGCTCGAGGCAGCCCTCGAAGGCGCCGTCGACGGCGACCACGGGCACGCCGCGCTCGGCGGCGAACCCGCGCACCTTCTCCACGGCGCAGGCCTCGGTGACGATCACCTTGGCCCCCGCCGCGGCCGCCTGGCGGTGGATCTCGTGCGGGGTGTAGAAAGGGTTggccgtggtggtggcggcgcacAGCCGCGCGGCGCCCAGGAAGACGAAGGCGAACTCGGGGCAGTTGCGGAGCAGGTTCATCACCACGTCGCCCTTCCCGACCCCGAGCCCGCGCAGCGCCGCCGCGGCGCTCCGCGAGAGGCGCTCCACGTCGGCGTAGGTGTGGACGGCGCCCGTCTGCCCGTCGATGAGGCACGGGCGGGAGCACACCGAGGGGAGCCGCTCGAAGCAGTAGGCCTGCAGCGAGAGGTGGCGCGGGATCTCGATGTCCGGTAGCTTGGAGCGGAACACTAccgacgccgccgctgccgcggcgGAGTCCTCCGCGACGGAACCCATCGGCCTCGCCGCCGGTGAAGCGATCGACTCCGCGTGGGCCGGAGGGCAAATGGTGGTCGGGATTTCGAGGCTCTGCTCGGCTCCGCTGCTCGCCTGAGCTGCTGAGTGGCGGAATTTGGGGGAGGCCGGGTTATTATACCGCCGTGGCGAGGTGGAGAAGGGTTGGTGGGGGACAGGTCACAGAGGATGACTGGTGGGGCCGCAATGTCGGTGGGGAGCGGGTAACAAGTTCGAGGGTGTCCATGGTAATCCTCCGTCCACGGACTCCGGGTTGGTGACATGGCATGAGTCAGTCGAGAGAGTTGACTGTAGTAATCTGTAGCACGTCAGAGAAGCTCTTTTGACTTTTCACCGAACCAGCTTGCCAGTCCAGCTATTGCATTGCAATTGCAGGCAGGGCCGCGTTTAGTTCATCCCAGATTCGGCGCGAATTCGCTGGTAcggtagcgttttgtttttagtAGGTAAtaagattaattaggctcaaaacgttcgtctcacaaagtacaatcaaactgtacaattagtttttgattttgtcaacatttagtactccatgcatgtaccgcaagtttgatgtgacggagaatcttctttttgtatagtgtcaaAGTCGAGAGTTTTGGTGAACTAAACAAGGGTCAGGGTGAGCTCCGtgcccgaattttttactttttaatcGTTAATTTTTTCAGTTTGTCAAAAATAGACCTATGAAAAAAAGATTTCAGAATCTAGGTCTTTAGGCTATCCGCACTCGTCCACCTCTATTTCAATCTTTAAAAAAGAATATTCTATCCTAGTCatcaagattctctactctatacctATTTCTTCCGTACCCATATTATCTCTATCTCATACTCTATACCAACTACtccatattttattcccctccctcccctttctctctccctaactctctctctctctccgcgctACAGTGTTTCAGCGCGCTACAGTGCGCGCAGCAGCCGGAAATAGCGGCGACCTGTGCAGCCGGTACGCTACCGGCTGCTTTGCAGACGCGCGCTGCGGGCGCGCGGCACGCTATCGAGCGTGTGCAGGTCCGTTTATAGGCTGCGGTGCGGATAGCCTTAGCTTGGCGCTATCGATGCTGACGCCGAGCTAACATGTCTCGACGCCAGCGTCCCTAACgccgaggtcttgggctcgacgtaGACTTGACGCTGACTTAACAGATAGCTTggcgccagtcaccctggcgccgagctcggcgccattgacgAGTGTCGTGCACTCGTGCTGCCACTCACCACCGTGCAGCGTGGAGTGCAGATGTTGGTATCCTAAAAAGGGTCACGTCGCCTAGCTAATGGTAATACGTGCACGGTCAGGCATGGAGACTTGCCCGCGCTGCACGGCGCCTGGAAATCACATCAGCTTTTTACTGTGTTAAGCCAAGCTCGGTGACTGGCTTTTTACTGGATGGATGgtgaaggaaaaaagaaaagcaCTTGCGTCGACTCATTGGAAAAACACTGCGGCCACACACATCTCCCTATGACGTGCTTGAACAAGTTATCTTCCAGCAACTTATGAAACGTAGCACTTATTTTCTTCGCTCAAAGTCACGTGCTTGAACAAGTTATCTTCCACAACTtatgaaaaaaaatcaaatggTAGTACACTCTTATTTTATTCACAAGCACCCTGAAATGATTCTTCAAACTTCTCTTTATATACCACATCCATCCTGCAAAAAGTGTCATTCTAGTTTTAGTCAAACAATCTTaaactttaactaaatttatacagAAAAACACAAATTTGAataataccaaataaatatcagTAGTTTCATTGCTGGATATATTTTCATAGAAAATCTTATTTGTTGTTACAAATATTGACAATCTTCTCTTTACACTTGGTTAAACATCAAACTTTGACTTAGGAAAAAACTTAAACGTTACTATTTTGCGGAACATAGGCAATACATGGTAAATCTTGTGGTTATACTATTACTATACCATGCCATTTCTAGATTCAATAGGTTTTCAGTTCCTAATCCTTTATAGTCTTTTTATTTACTATCCGCATGTCAATAAATGACACAATAGTTAAGGTGCAAAGTCACATTCTAGCTAAACTAGCTATATTCATTCCTCTTATTTAATTCCTGCTCCATGTGTTTGTTTTAGTTAACTTTACCTTTGTCCTAAATCATGGTACAACAATTGTGACCAAGTATTTTTAGAAAACAAAACATACTCCCCTCATCCTAAAATAAATTAACTTCTAGAGTTATCCAAAATTTAACCATAttatgtttgactggtttgtagAAAAGAAGACCATTTTTATGACACAAAAATGATATCATTAGATACATGATGAAATatgttttcataatttacttatttggtatcatagatGTTGGTACTTTGTTTATAAAGTTTGTCAAAATTCAATTAGTTTAACTTAGGACAACTCTAAAAGTTAATTTATTTTGGGACAAAAAGAATTCACAAGTTTAAAGGACCCTTTGGAACAAAGAATTTACAAAACACAAGGATAGAAAAACATAAGACCGAAATGTCGTGACACTTTAAATCCTACAAGATTTCAGAAGAAAGGAAAGTTTCGGAAGATGCCCTTTGAAAAAATGTTGGAAAAACGAAGGAAACAAAACGATGAGATTAGAGCTCATGTTTAGTTTCCTCCAAAATTCTTTAAAGGAATTATAGAAATTCAAAGGAATTGTTGGGAAGCATTCTTGTTCCAAAGGGAATTATAGGAATTTTTCCTACATTTTTCCAATGTAGGAAAATAAATGCTACGTTTCATGTGtgccatacctagtcacaaataAGAAAACCGGCCATACTTCGGTTTAATTTCTCACTCGCTAGTTGATTGTGAAATCCAGAGATCACCAATTTCTCACCGATCCATTGCGAAGCCGTGGGATGGCATCATGAATAGTATACAAGAAAGATTTCACACACAGTggtcctcagcctcagggggttGGCACATCTGTGGTCACATCAAAAGCATGGGAGAGGGTGAGGGAGAAGTGCGTGGCCGCAGTGTTTTTTCAATGAGTCGATGCAAGTGCTTTTCTTTTCTCCTCTGTCATCCATCCAGTAAAAAGCCAGTGACGGCGCTTGGTCTAACACAGTAAAAAGCTGATGTGATTTCCAGGTGCCGTGTAGCACGGGCAAATCTCCATGCCTGACCGTGCACGCATTGCCAGTAGCTAGGCGACGTGACCCTTTTCAGGTTATCAGCATCTGCACTCCACGCTGCACGGTGGTGAATGGCCTGGAACTgcatgctcggcgccagcgtcaacgGCGCCAGCATCTACgacgtcgagctcggcgctagtGTCAAATCAGCATCACGTGTGCGTCGagctcaaggcctcggcgctaaggacgctggcgccgagacgtgttagctcggcgtcaGTATCGATGGCgacgagctaagggtctagattctGAAATCTTTTCTCCAGAGATCTATTTgtgagaaattaaaaaaaaaagactaaaaagtaaaaaaatcgCGTTTCCTCTTCCGGGCTTGGTGTCAACCACCTTTTCGAACGTGATGTCGCCGGTTTTGTCAGCGTGCGCATCTGCGTCACAACTCATCAGGCTACACCGCCCGGACCCCGAAAACATAAAAGGACGACACATGTGTCGTGTACTTACTCGGTCCGTAAAAGAATATTGTCACTTTTTTAAACGAGTCAAACGATTCaaggtttgatcaaaattatataaaaaaataatatttataatataaaataaatagtaTTAAATTAGttgtgaaatatatttttatagtaaacctaATTTAAGACAAAAAAAATGTTAATATTATTCACGATAAACGTGATCAATGTTAAGCTAGTTTGGCTTGCACAAATATATCATAAAGTTAGTAGTTTGGTCTCAATTAGACACCCAGCTCTGTTTAGCATAGAATAAAACTAGCAAGATATGGAGCTAAATACACCATTTCTTTGAAAGAGATAAAAATGATTAGTGAGGAGAGTGGACAAAGATTAGCATTAGTTTCTGATACATCTAATTATGCGTAACAACTGTTGGATTTTTGAAAGGATATGATGAGTATAACACAAGGTTGCACCCGTGTCAAGAACGAGATATAGATGAATCTCGTAGAAAATCAAAGATGATGATGTTCAAATAACCAAGTTAAGGTATTAGGATTTGACAAAACCGACTATaaattctacaagcacaacaacAAAATAGTACAAGTAATTATCGCTCTCTTAGAACCTTACTTGATCCTCCGATTCTTAGCCCTATAAAAGAATCTACAGCAATAAGATGGTCTAACTTGGTAATCCTCTTAAGTGTTCCTAATTGCTCCTTATTGTATAACTCTTGCGTGAGACCCTTATATTGGTTTCAATGATACGTATGACTTCTACCCCTTGTTTTTATAGTCTCATCTAAGACCCATGTCTATGCAAATAGGAGTCTTATTCCTAGCAGAATTCTACAATTAAGTCCTAACAGAATTAGAAGTTCTAATAGCACACATCTCTTGAGTCCTAGTGAAGTAGGATTTGAATGTCATACAACAA includes these proteins:
- the LOC136527108 gene encoding 4-coumarate--CoA ligase 4-like produces the protein MGSVAEDSAAAAAASVVFRSKLPDIEIPRHLSLQAYCFERLPSVCSRPCLIDGQTGAVHTYADVERLSRSAAAALRGLGVGKGDVVMNLLRNCPEFAFVFLGAARLCAATTTANPFYTPHEIHRQAAAAGAKVIVTEACAVEKVRGFAAERGVPVVAVDGAFEGCLELGALMDAAEPLDADEEVDPDDVVALPYSSGTTGMPKGVMLTHRSLVTSVAQQVDGENPNLYFSKDDVLLCVLPLFHIYSLNSVLLAGLRAGCAIVIMRKFEIGALVELVRAHGVTVAPFVPPIVMEIAKSPRVGAHDLASIRMVMSGAAPMGKDLQDAFMAKIPNAVLGQGYGMTEAGPVLAMCLAFAKEPFEVKSGSCGTVVRNAELKIVDPDTSASLGRNQPGEICIRGEQIMKGLL